ATCGCACTGGGCCCACAGCGGGTCCCCAATTCTGGTTTCTCATCGCCCGCCGCTATGAGTGCCGTGCTCGATCCTCGACGATCACCGGTGGACACCCAGGTGTTGAGTGGTTCGTTCCCGGTGCCGACGGTGGCTGTGACGGACAATGCGGGCGAGCCTCCCGCACCGACGTGCGACGACGGCGCGAAACGGCGAGCAGCCGGCCGACGTTCCGGGACACCGTGGGCCCGGCAGGCTGTGACCGTGAGCTTCGTGGACGCTGTGGTCTCCTCCAACACCTGGACCACCCACGGTTTTCGGATCGTGCCCGACGTACTGACCGCACTCAAAGTCCGCCTCGCCATGGACCGTAGAACCTGCGCCAACCCCAAACTCGCCGTCGGCCACTACCTCGACGCAGCTCTGCGCCACGCTCCCACTGACGTCGCTGAACAAGTCGCCTCTGCCCAAGCCTTCCTGTCCCGACGCATGGGTATCGTCGACTCCGGCCGGCAATCCACCTACCGCGTCGGCCCCCAAGCACGAGCCCTGGCCACCAGTCTCAATGCGGCACTCCAAGAAGCCGACCACGGCCGAAAAGGCATCTTCGTCGTCTCCGCCTCTCTCCAAACCCTCCTCCAGGCCCTGGACGCCGAGGGCCCACTCCAACGTCCCCCGAATCGCGATCACACCCACCTGATGTGACGTCCACTCCCCGATGACACGCCACCAATACGCCCATAACGGACAAATTAGGACGTGATTGGTAGCCTCGCCGAATGCGCTTCAAGCAAGGCCCTCAGTGGCCAAAGGGTGCGATGCCCGCTCATCCAGGCGGCATCGATTGGTGCGGCGGTGGGATCCGATCGTGGCCCCGACTGTTGAGGGCCATCGTCGGGCTGCCGGTCCTGCAGACGCGGACAGTACCCGGTCGGCCACGCCCGGCGCGCTCGAGGCAGATGTCAGCCGCACGGGCTCGGCCCAGGATGAATGCCGAACAGATGATGCAGCGTCACGCCATTCCGACGCCGCGGAAAGCCGCCTCGATCCAAGCCTTGGAGCGTGGCCCGGGCTGGAGGGCCGGACGGATGGGCGTGCCGCAACAGGCAACCCGAAAGCGTCTACGTAGTGTGTTGGTAGGTTCCCTGAGAGAAGTCCCCAGCGGACGGCAGCCGACCCCAGTACCTACATGCGGTCACTGCTTCACGCGGGGCACATCGATCACCGCGCGCTGGCTCTACTTCCTCTTCACATGGTCGATGAGATACCACGGTGATCCGGGCCGGCGCCCTGAACCGCGGCGGATGGAAAAACACGAGAATTCGCGGAGCAGCCGCCCGAGAACGTTCTCCGCTGTCCGGTGAATCCGTCGTCCTCTGCGATCGGGATACTGCCGCAGCCTCTACCCATGCCGTCTCCCCAGGGGGAGTAGAGCCACAGATATCCGGCTCCTTCGCCACAACAAATATGCGATGACGCAATAGGAGCTTCTATGTCGGCATCCAGGCGAGTGATTGCGACAATTCTCGCTGCATTGTTCATCCTGGCCTCCTCTGAACAAGCCTTCGGCGCCGTGACCCTGAAACAGGACTTGCTGGGGCCGGTCACGTCAACGCCGGATTCCCCGTTCGCGGCCACCATGAGGGTGCATTCATCGGCGTGTACTCATGTGCAGGCGCTCGGCGTGGCCGTGCGTGATGCCCAGGGGAACAATCTCGACTTTCCGGGATCAACAGGTCCCGTCGTGATCTGCCCAGCCGGGTTCAAGCTCACCACGGCGGCGCGCTCCTTCCACGCCGGCACCTACACCATGTTCGGCTTCTACCGCGACGCCGCCGGCTACCACAACTTCCCCTCGAAGAAGCTGACCGTGGGCCAGGCACCCGGAACCACCCCGGGAACAGGGAAAACCCCCTACTGGAGCGAAGAGTTCAACCACCCCCTCGCCTGGGGCTGCCGCTGGACGGCAAGCACCACAAGCGCATACCAGTACGGCAACCACAACCCAGCGGACGACAAACTCGACTGGCTGAACCCCTCCAGCGTGAAGGTGGCCAACGGCGTTGCCACCTTCACCGCACGGCCGAGCTCGCACATCCTGGAGAACGGGCGTCAGGCGTGGGACACCGGTCTGCTGACCACCGAAGGATCTGCCGAGGGCTTCCAGATCAGGACGGGCGACTACGTCGAGACCCGAGTCCAGCTCCCCACCAGTATCGGAGCCTGGCCTGCGCTGTGGACATGGAAAGACGGCAACAACGAGATCGACACCTTCGAGTACCACGTCGACAACCCGAACCTGCTCGAACTGACTGATCACATCAACAACAACCAGCTGTACTGGACCAACACGCATGCGGTCCAGCCCGGAAAATGGATCACCGTCGGTGTCTACTACGGAGCCAGCAGCCACGACTGGTACGTGAACGGCACCAAGATCTTCGAAGACAGGAAGCCGGCCCCTCCGGGCTTCTCGGCCTATCTCATCCTGAACCTGTCCATCGTGGCCGGCACCTACCACCCCGCACCGACGAGTACCGACCCCATCACCTTCGCTGCCGACTACATCCGGGTCTACCGGTGACGGCAGGACCTACCCACGAAAACGGAAGAGGAGCCACAGAGCATGCCTGACCGCAGCCATCTGATTCGCCTGAGCCTGTGCACCGGGCTCGCCCTGTGCGCAACCCTCGCCACGCCCGCGATTGCCGTGCCCGCACTGTCGACTTCCAGCGCGCATCCCCAACACGCCGCGCGCCACGCTGACATGGCGGTCGAGCATGTGGAAGCCCTGCCCGCCAGCGCCGGTGGGAAGACCATGGTCAGGGCGCTGGTGTCCAACCGCGGAACCGTGCGTGCACCCGCCTTCACCCTGACGGTTACGCTCCCGAAGGGAGCAACCGTGGACGGTGCAACCTTCCCTGCGCGGTGCGCGGTCGACCCCACCCGGCGCAGAGTCGTCTGCCCCTTTCCCGCGGGACTGGGCGGAGGCGGGCGCACCGCTGTGGCGCTGGTGCCGGTCCGCATCGCCGCAGACATCCCGCGCACCACTCGCCTGAACGGTGGATTCGCAACTGTCAGCAGCAACCTCGGTGACGTCAGCAGGACAGACCACAGGATGGCCTTCACCCTCCTGATTTCCCCAGCCGGGGCGTCGCTCTAGTCCGCAAAAATATGGGATGACCTGCGGATATGTGCAATAGAACGCCGGACTGGCATGGGTGTCCAGGCGAGGGGTTCGCGCTGGCCAGACGGTTGTGCCGGGATCCCGCGGAGGACCGCGGCCGCCAGCAGTCATGCGTTGACCTGCATGATTCGCGAGGGTCTCTACGCCCGAATGACAGTCAGTCACCACGTCTCAGGCCGCTGTGGGACACCCAGACTTGACCTGCTGGCAGCACCTACCGCCCGACGACTGTCCTCGAAGCCCGCAGGACAGCCAGTCCGTCACAAGCCACTGTGCCCTGCCCGAATCCGAAGGCGGATAGGGGCGGTGGCTCGCCCACGTTGAAGGTGTGGAGCGCGTGCGCTTCGCCGAGCGGGGTGAGACTGACGGCCACTCCGTGATCCGTTAACAGGCCGTGCGGTCAGGGCAGTTGGGGACATTTTCCGGTTCGGTTCCTCCCCCGATCAGCCGCATCAGTCAGGCCGAGGAGGATGTCAGGAATGGCCGAGAGACCGGTAGGTCCAGCCCGCCTCTCGCCAGTGGACGGGGTCAAGGGTTCCGCGCCCGTCGATGACCTGGGGGGAGGCGACATGATCGCTCAGCTGGTGAGGATCAAGTTGCGAGAATTCCGGCCACTCGGTGAGGTGCAGTAGGAGCGCGGCCCCATCCACAGCAGCGGTGGCATCGTTGGCGTAGTCGAGCTGGGGGTACAGCTTGCGAGCGTTGTCCAGGGCCATGGGGTCGTAGACGGTGACGTTGGCGCCCATCTGATGGAGCGTCTGGGCTACGGCCAAGGCGGGGGAGTCGCGGACGTCGTCGGTGTTCGGCTTGAAGGCAGCGCCCCACACGGCGATGCGCTTGCCCTTGAGACTTCCACCGCACTGCTCGCGGGCCAGGTCGACCATGCGGGACCGCCTGCGGGTATTGATCGCGTCGACCTCGCGCAGGAAGGCCAGTGCCTGGCCGGCTCCGAGTTCGCCGGCGCGCACCATGAACCCGCGGAGGTCTTTGGGCAGGCAGCCGCCGCCGAACCCGAGGCCGGGCTGCATGCCTGCCGGCCCGATCCGCACGTCGTGGGAGAGCGCGAAAGCGAGTTGATGGACATTGGCCCCGGCGGCTTCGCAGACCTCGGCCATGGCGTTGATGAACGAGATCTTCGTGGCGAGGAAGGCGTTCGCTGCGGTCTTCACCAGCTCCGAGGTGACCAGGTCAGTGACGATGAAGGGAGTCCCACGCTCGAGGAGCGCTGCGTAGATGGTGCGCAGCAGTGTCTCGTCGGCGCCGCCGTTCGGGTGGAGGCCCACAACGATGCGGTCAGGGGTCAGCGTGTCCCTGATGGCGAAGGACTCGCGCAGGAACTCGGGATTCCAGGCGACACGGACCGCCTGGCCTGCGGGGGCGGTCGTATGGAGGAGATCGGTGATGCGGGCGGCGGTCCCGACCGGAACGGTGGACTTTCCGACGATCAGGGCGGGCCGGTTCAAGAAGGGCGCCAACTGGTTGACGGCGTTGAACAGGTGTGAGAGGTCGTAGGCCTGCTCGCCGTGCAGCTGGGGTGTTCCCACAGCGAGAAAGTGGGTGTCGCCGAAGTCCGCCGCTTCGGCGTAGGAGGCCGTGAAGCGGAGTCGGCCGGTTGCGGTGTGCTTGGCCAGCAGGTCGTCCAGACCCTGTTCGAAGAACGGGGCCCTCGCGGAGTTCAGGGCATGGACCTTGTCGACGTCGCTGTCCATGCCCAGCACTTGGTGGCCGAGTTCGGCCATGCTCGCAGCGTGGGTTGCACCGAGGTACCCGCAACCAATGACGGTGAGTTTCACTAGCTTTGTCCTTCCGCAGGGCAGTGGAGCCGGTTCCCGTGGGTGGGTCGGGCCGGAGGAGCCGGGAGAGTCGGAGTCGGCTGCGCGCGATCGGTGACCGGGGGAGCGCTGGCGCTCAGATCCGCACGGTGCCGGCTGCGAGGTGCTCCAGGTACCAGGCGTAGGTCTGGGAGATTCCCTCCTTGAGCTTGATCTGTGGGGCCCAACCCAGAGCCTGGATCCGTGAGGTGTCCAGGAGCTTGCGCGGGGTGCCGTCGAGCTCGTTCGCATCCCATGTCACGGCCCCCGCGTAGTCGACGACCTCGGCGACCAGGGCGGCGGTCTCCTGGATGGTCAGGTCGGTTCCGGTGCCCACGTTGACGGGTACGTCGCCGTCGTGGCGTTCGAGCAGGAGCAGGCATGCTCGCGCCAGGTCGTCGACGTGGAGGAACTCGCGTCGCGGTGTCCCGGTGCCCCAGTTGCGCACGAGTGTCGCGCCTGCCTCTCTGGCCTGGTGGAAGCGCCGGATCAGGGAGGGCAGGACGTGGGAGTTCTCGGGGTGAAAGTTGTCACCGGGCCCGTAGAGGTTGGTCGGCATGGCGCTGATCCAGGGCAGGGCGTCCTGTCGGCGGACCGCCTGCACCTGCAGGATTCCGGCGATTTTGGCGATGGCGTAGGCATCGTTGGTCGGTTCCAGCGGGCCGGTCAGCAAGGCGTCCTCGCGGATGGGCTGGGTCGCGTGCTTGGGGTAGATGCAGCTGGAGCCCAGGAAGAGCAGTCGGGTGATCCCCTGCTGGCGGGCCGCGTCAAGCACGTTGACCTGGATACGCAGGTTGTCGGACAGGAACTCGGCAGGACGGGAGGCGTTCGCCTTGATGCCGCCCACGCGTGCCGCACTCAGGATCACCACCTGAGGTCTTGTCGCCTCGAACCAGTCGAACACGGCGCCCCGATCGCGCAGATCGAGTGCCGCGGAGCTGGGACCGATGAGGTCGGTGAAGCCCTCCTGCACCAGATGACGCCAGATTGCAGAACCGACCATGCCGTGTGCCCCGGCCACGTACACGCGTGCTGAGCGGTCCAAGGGGCGGTGATCAGTCTGCGGTTCGCCTGCGGTGGTACTCAACGGGTCGAACTCCGTTCGGCCGCGGCCGGATGCGGCTGCCTGTCGAGGGAGGGGGCGATGATGGTCGCCTCGTCGGCGGCCGCGTGGCGTGGAGGGGGGCCGGTGGGGGCCGTCGCGAGGGGCCCGTTGGGCCGGACGCGGCTGCCGCGTCCTCGGCCCAACAGCCTGGAGATGGGTGTCGCCGCGGTGTACTCGGGCTGGTATTCGTACGCGTAGCCGTAGGTGCCCCCTTCCCCCTTGAGCGGCGCCCTGTTGAGAACGACGCCCAGGAGGGGCGTGCCGACGCGCTCGAGGGAGCGAATCGCGTCGGTGACCTGGCCGCGGGTGGTCCGCTGAGCGCGCACCACCAGCAGGTATCCGTCGACCGCGGGAGCGATGACCGAAGCGTCCGCGACCGGGAGCACGGGGCCCGTGTCGACGACGACGTGGTCGAATTCCTCGGCCAGGGCTCGCAGGGTGGCGCGCAGTTGTTCTGTGCTGAGCAGCTCGGTGGGATTCGGCGGTACCGCGCCGCTGGTCAGTACCGCGAAGGACGGGGTGCCTTGCAGGACTTCGTGGATCTTGGCGATGCCGATCAGGACGGTGGTCAAGCCCGCGTCGCGGACCAGGCCCAGGGTGCGGGCGATGGAAGGGCGCCGCAGGTCTGCGTCGACCAGGCACACCGAGGCGCCGGATTCCGCCAGCGCGGCGGCGAGGTTGACGGCGACGCTCGTCTTCCCCTCGTCGGGCAGCGCGCTGGTCACTGCGATGACCTTCGTCTGCCGGTCGACATTGGCGAAGTGCAGGTTGGTGCGCAGTCGGCGGAAGCCTTCGGCCCGGCGACCGTGCAAGTCCTCGCGTGTCGCCAGAGGATTGCGCGGGGCCTGCGGGTCGTAGGCGATGCTGCAGAGCACCGCTGGTCCAGCGATCCCGGCCAGGAACTCGGACAGGGCCTGAGAGTTGCGCACCGAGGTGTCGAGCGATTCCAGGAGTACGGAGAGGCCGATGCCCAGGGTCAATCCGGCCAGGAGCCCGAGCGCCAGGTTGAGGGTGGTGTGGGGTGAGAAGGGGGCATCCGGGGGAGTGGCCGGCGCGGTGAGGCTCAACCGCACGGGGGACTGGCGGGCCGTGGAGGGGCGCTCCAGATCGGAGATCACCTCGGCGAAGCGGGCCGCCACGGCGTTGGCGATCCGAGCGGCTCGCCTTGGCTGGGTGTCAGTGACGGTGACGTGCAGGAGCACTGTGTCGAGGGGCACGTCGGCGGTGATCCTGCCGCTCAGCTGCGCCGGTGTCATGTCGAGCCCGAGGGACTTCACGACTGGGCCGGTGACCTGGGGGCTTGCCGCAACCGCCGCGTAGGAGCGCACCCGTGCCTGAGCGAAGCTGTTTCCCTGGTTCATCGCCACGGTGTCGGCCCCGGCCTGCAGGGACACGAAGAGTGTGGCAGTGGCCTGGTACTCCGCGGTGGCGGTGTAGGTGGCGCAGGTGCCGAGGAGGGTCCCCAGCAGGGCCAGCGCGGTGATGGCACGCCAGCGGCGAGCAAGGACCCGTAGGTAGTCGCGCAGATCCAAGGTGTCCGTCCCTTTCCGACCACGAACGATGGAAGCCTCAACATATGCCCTAACGGGACAAAGACCTCGTGTCGCCACGAAATGCAACAACATCTCGCGAACGTTCCGTAGGCTGACGGTGTGGCGGGAGTCAGGCGCCTGCCTGTCCGCCGCTCCCGCCACCGAGTGCTCAGATACGAACAGGAATGCGTGTGACGAACAGAACGGCGCTGATTACGGGCATCACCGGTCAGGACGGCTCCTATCTCGCGGAGTTGCTGCTGGAGAAGGGGTACCACGTACACGGAATCGTGCGTCGCGCCTCCACCTTCAACACGCACCGCATCGACCACCTCTACCAGGACCCGCACGATCCGCAGGCGCGCCTCTTCCTGCACCACGGGGACCTGACGGACGGAACCCGGATGGCGAACCTGCTGGAGCAGGTGCGCCCGGACGAGGTGTACCACCTGGCCGCGCAGTCGCATGTGCGGGTGTCCTTCGACGAGCCCGAGTTCACCGGGAACACCACCGGACTCGGCACGACCCGGCTCCTGGAGGTGATCCGGGTCATGGGCCTTCCCTGCCGTTTCTACCAGGCATCCAGTTCGGAGATGTTCGGCGCGACTCCACCGCCGCAGCATGAGGCCACGCCGTTCCACCCCCGCTCGCCCTACGGCGTGGCCAAGGTGTACGCCTACTGGGCGACGCGCAACTATCGGGAGGCGTACGGCCTGTACGCCGTCAACGGCATCCTGTTCAACCATGAGTCCCCGCGTCGCGGCCTCACCTTTGTCACCCGAAAGGCGGCCGTTGCCGCTGCCCGGATCAAGGCCGGTCTGCAGGACGTGGTGTACCTCGGCAACCTCGAGGCGCGCAGGGACTGGGGCTACGCGGCCGAGTACGTGGAAGCCATGTGGCGGATGCTGCAGCAGGATTCCCCGGACGACTACGTCGTGGCAACCGGCTCCAGCTACAGCGTCCAGGACTTCGTCGAACAGTGCTTCGCGCATGTCGGACTGGACTGGCGGGACCACGTACGGTTCGACGCGCGATACCTGCGGCCCTCCGAGGTCGACAACCTCGTCGGCGACGGGTCCAAGGCCGAGCGCCTTCTGGGATGGCGGCCCCGGGTACTGGCACCGCAGTTGGCACGTCTGATGGTCGATGCCGAGGTCGCCGCGCTCCTGCCGCATGCCGCCGCGGAGCCGGCGTCGGTCATGCGCCCGCTGCTGCCGGCATCAGGGCTGACCGTTGCCCGCTAGCCGGTCCATCGGGCATCGGAGAACTCAACTCTGTTCCGAAGGTGGCGCGTTGGCGCGTCCGCCCGTGGTCCCCCCGGCAGGCGGCCGGTGGCGGCGGTCAGGTCTTGCGCGCCCGCACGTGCAGGCCGTGGGCGAGCAATTCGTGCGAGCCGGTGTCCGCCGCGGACAAGGCCCGAAGGCGGCGGAGCAGTGCCAGGGTCACCCAGTCGTCCAGCCGGCTGCTGGTGCGCCGCGGTGTGTAGCGCCGCGCGACCTCGTCGGCGCGGACGACCTCCTGAGCCACGAACTGGAAGTAGTCCCCGTTCGCGCTGATCTCGATGACCTCGAGACCCAGCGCGGGCAGGTGGGTTCGGTAGAAGTACCGGCTGTAGCCGTTGTAGAAGTAGTACGGCGCGAAATGCGTCAGCGAGGAGACCGGTGTGCTCACGATGAGCTCTCCGCCCGGCCGCAGGAGTCGTGCGAACTCCTGGAGCGCATCGATAGGCCTGGGCACGTGCTCCAGCACCTCGGCGCACAGCACCGCGTCGAAGGACGCGTCCGGCTCGGGGATGGCGGTGATGTCGCAGATGATGTCCAGCCGTGAGCTGTCCCATGTCTCGGTCTGGAGCCCCGTCGCGTCACCGCTTCCGTCGTACTGCGCGAAGTCCTGGCTGACGTAGTCCAGATGCCGGCACAGCGGCTCGTACTGCAGTTCGCCGGCGCCGGCGTCCAGGATGCGGCTGCCCGTGCGGACATCGGCAAGAGCCTTGGCCAGCCACTGGTCGCGGTTGTTCTTGTTGCGCGTACCCGTGCCGAGTTGAGCGACGGACTGTTCGAAGAGACTGCGCCGCCGTGATTCCTGGGCGATGAAGACCGAACGCAGGGTATTGGGGCCGCCCTCGACGGCTCCGCGAAGCTTCGTCTTGATCCCTTTCATGAGGCCACGGTAGGTGATCGCACGGTGGCTCTGCGGTGTGTCGGTGTGCCCGCGTGTCGTCACCGCGGATGGCCGATATGCACGGATTAGACGGATACATGATGGATAGTCAGTTATGATCTGAAATCGCACATCCCGGGTGCAGCGACAGCGGTCCCTACCGCCTCCGCCGCCCGACGGAAGGAGCCATACCGATGTCGCCTTCGACTGCTCGAACCTGTGTCGGCAGTCCCGGCCTGCGGGTGCCGTCGTGACGGTGGCCGAACAGGCAGGCAGTACCGTTCTGGGCGCGCTCGGCAAGAGCGGCGGGCACCGCGCAGTCCAGACCTACCGTCAGGTCCTGGCGGGACACCGGGGCGCCGCATACACGGCGGTGTCCGTATCGGTCGCCGCCGGCGCCGCGGAAGCACTGGGCCTGGCCTCCCTGGTCCCCCTCCTGCAGCGCGGTGTGGCCCATGCCAGCTCCGGCGGCGCCGGCGGCGCTGTCTACGTCCCGCTGTTCTTCCTCTGCACCGTCTTCGCCGTGGTCCTGCGCGTCGGCGCCGAGATCCTCATCGCACGCCTCAGCGGCCGCCTGGAGCGGAAGCTGCGCATCGAGCTCCTGGACGGACTTCTCCGGATCGACTGGCGCCAGTTCGCGTCGCTGCGCTCCGGAGACCTCGTCTCCGCCCTGATGTCCGAGGCGACCCAGGTGGCCAATGGCGCCTCCGCCCTCCTCACCGGAGTATCAGCCCTCACCGTGGCACTGGTCTTCGCCGTCACGGCAGGCGTGCTCGGCGGCACCCTCACCGCCGGCGCGGTGATCGTGGTAGCCGCGTCGGTATGGATCTACCGCCGGGCCACCCGTATCGCCACCCGCTGCCAGAAGCGCTTCGGGCACGAGAACGCGGACCTCAACGAGGAAGTGACCACACTCCTCCACGGGCTGAAGTACTTCCGCTCCAGCGGGACGACGCACCGCTGGCAGAAGCAGCTCTCCCAAGGGACCGAACGAGTCCGCCGACTCCAACTGCGCAACATCTCGACCCCGCTCGTCACCCGGGGCGCCGTCGAGACCATCGGAGCCCTCTTCCTCGCAGGCGTGCTGCTCGCCGCGATCCTCCGCGGCCGCGACTTCGCGACCGCGCTGCTGTTCGTCGCGGTCTTCTACCGGACCATGCCCAAGATCCAGGCGGCCCAGGGCCAGCTCCTCACCGCCAGAGCCCAGACCATCTGGTGGGACAGATGGTCCAGCCGC
This genomic interval from Streptomyces sp. 846.5 contains the following:
- a CDS encoding family 16 glycosylhydrolase, coding for MSASRRVIATILAALFILASSEQAFGAVTLKQDLLGPVTSTPDSPFAATMRVHSSACTHVQALGVAVRDAQGNNLDFPGSTGPVVICPAGFKLTTAARSFHAGTYTMFGFYRDAAGYHNFPSKKLTVGQAPGTTPGTGKTPYWSEEFNHPLAWGCRWTASTTSAYQYGNHNPADDKLDWLNPSSVKVANGVATFTARPSSHILENGRQAWDTGLLTTEGSAEGFQIRTGDYVETRVQLPTSIGAWPALWTWKDGNNEIDTFEYHVDNPNLLELTDHINNNQLYWTNTHAVQPGKWITVGVYYGASSHDWYVNGTKIFEDRKPAPPGFSAYLILNLSIVAGTYHPAPTSTDPITFAADYIRVYR
- a CDS encoding UDP-glucose/GDP-mannose dehydrogenase family protein, whose translation is MKLTVIGCGYLGATHAASMAELGHQVLGMDSDVDKVHALNSARAPFFEQGLDDLLAKHTATGRLRFTASYAEAADFGDTHFLAVGTPQLHGEQAYDLSHLFNAVNQLAPFLNRPALIVGKSTVPVGTAARITDLLHTTAPAGQAVRVAWNPEFLRESFAIRDTLTPDRIVVGLHPNGGADETLLRTIYAALLERGTPFIVTDLVTSELVKTAANAFLATKISFINAMAEVCEAAGANVHQLAFALSHDVRIGPAGMQPGLGFGGGCLPKDLRGFMVRAGELGAGQALAFLREVDAINTRRRSRMVDLAREQCGGSLKGKRIAVWGAAFKPNTDDVRDSPALAVAQTLHQMGANVTVYDPMALDNARKLYPQLDYANDATAAVDGAALLLHLTEWPEFSQLDPHQLSDHVASPQVIDGRGTLDPVHWREAGWTYRSLGHS
- a CDS encoding GDP-L-fucose synthase; translation: MSTTAGEPQTDHRPLDRSARVYVAGAHGMVGSAIWRHLVQEGFTDLIGPSSAALDLRDRGAVFDWFEATRPQVVILSAARVGGIKANASRPAEFLSDNLRIQVNVLDAARQQGITRLLFLGSSCIYPKHATQPIREDALLTGPLEPTNDAYAIAKIAGILQVQAVRRQDALPWISAMPTNLYGPGDNFHPENSHVLPSLIRRFHQAREAGATLVRNWGTGTPRREFLHVDDLARACLLLLERHDGDVPVNVGTGTDLTIQETAALVAEVVDYAGAVTWDANELDGTPRKLLDTSRIQALGWAPQIKLKEGISQTYAWYLEHLAAGTVRI
- a CDS encoding polysaccharide biosynthesis tyrosine autokinase → MDLRDYLRVLARRWRAITALALLGTLLGTCATYTATAEYQATATLFVSLQAGADTVAMNQGNSFAQARVRSYAAVAASPQVTGPVVKSLGLDMTPAQLSGRITADVPLDTVLLHVTVTDTQPRRAARIANAVAARFAEVISDLERPSTARQSPVRLSLTAPATPPDAPFSPHTTLNLALGLLAGLTLGIGLSVLLESLDTSVRNSQALSEFLAGIAGPAVLCSIAYDPQAPRNPLATREDLHGRRAEGFRRLRTNLHFANVDRQTKVIAVTSALPDEGKTSVAVNLAAALAESGASVCLVDADLRRPSIARTLGLVRDAGLTTVLIGIAKIHEVLQGTPSFAVLTSGAVPPNPTELLSTEQLRATLRALAEEFDHVVVDTGPVLPVADASVIAPAVDGYLLVVRAQRTTRGQVTDAIRSLERVGTPLLGVVLNRAPLKGEGGTYGYAYEYQPEYTAATPISRLLGRGRGSRVRPNGPLATAPTGPPPRHAAADEATIIAPSLDRQPHPAAAERSSTR
- the gmd gene encoding GDP-mannose 4,6-dehydratase, giving the protein MTNRTALITGITGQDGSYLAELLLEKGYHVHGIVRRASTFNTHRIDHLYQDPHDPQARLFLHHGDLTDGTRMANLLEQVRPDEVYHLAAQSHVRVSFDEPEFTGNTTGLGTTRLLEVIRVMGLPCRFYQASSSEMFGATPPPQHEATPFHPRSPYGVAKVYAYWATRNYREAYGLYAVNGILFNHESPRRGLTFVTRKAAVAAARIKAGLQDVVYLGNLEARRDWGYAAEYVEAMWRMLQQDSPDDYVVATGSSYSVQDFVEQCFAHVGLDWRDHVRFDARYLRPSEVDNLVGDGSKAERLLGWRPRVLAPQLARLMVDAEVAALLPHAAAEPASVMRPLLPASGLTVAR
- a CDS encoding class I SAM-dependent methyltransferase → MKGIKTKLRGAVEGGPNTLRSVFIAQESRRRSLFEQSVAQLGTGTRNKNNRDQWLAKALADVRTGSRILDAGAGELQYEPLCRHLDYVSQDFAQYDGSGDATGLQTETWDSSRLDIICDITAIPEPDASFDAVLCAEVLEHVPRPIDALQEFARLLRPGGELIVSTPVSSLTHFAPYYFYNGYSRYFYRTHLPALGLEVIEISANGDYFQFVAQEVVRADEVARRYTPRRTSSRLDDWVTLALLRRLRALSAADTGSHELLAHGLHVRARKT
- a CDS encoding ABC transporter ATP-binding protein, which produces MTVAEQAGSTVLGALGKSGGHRAVQTYRQVLAGHRGAAYTAVSVSVAAGAAEALGLASLVPLLQRGVAHASSGGAGGAVYVPLFFLCTVFAVVLRVGAEILIARLSGRLERKLRIELLDGLLRIDWRQFASLRSGDLVSALMSEATQVANGASALLTGVSALTVALVFAVTAGVLGGTLTAGAVIVVAASVWIYRRATRIATRCQKRFGHENADLNEEVTTLLHGLKYFRSSGTTHRWQKQLSQGTERVRRLQLRNISTPLVTRGAVETIGALFLAGVLLAAILRGRDFATALLFVAVFYRTMPKIQAAQGQLLTARAQTIWWDRWSSRRDWIAETSDRRNGRRAVPEAIRSIELRDVTVQVPGRAESALHNASLHLRCGRTYAVIGETGSGKSTLLDVVTGLIRPDQGTVLVDGVPLDEYSVHQWQNRIAFVPQEPVVFHNTISHNIVWPETGGDQESVRAALDAAQLSAFVATLRHGLETSVGQHGGALSGGQRQRLGVARALFANRPVLILDEATGALDPDTEARLLDEVILASADRITLFVTHRHEAARRADEVIVVHEGRITTTGSPEEILGDTRATV